A genomic segment from Desulfuromonas sp. encodes:
- a CDS encoding SAM-dependent methyltransferase gives MPKTIKDRVIEHFGKAADGYILDKGFASGPDLEEAVRLLKPTQEDIVLDVATGGGHTALFFSPLVRNVVASDLTMQMLKKAQEHISEEGGVENVTFREADAEDLPFPSGSFTILTCRIAPHHFPDVPRSLQEFHRVLRRRVGRMVIIDTLLPEDPEIAEFYQNMEKMRDPTHIRAFTEKEWRQMIESAGFEVQKTVIFKKTHDFKSWARRAGLQGKHFDQLNQYFIDAPEKVQNYFKIETFAGDVESYTDKKLLIYATRIDTRRDT, from the coding sequence ATGCCAAAGACAATAAAAGATCGTGTCATTGAACATTTCGGAAAAGCAGCTGACGGTTATATTCTCGACAAGGGATTTGCCTCCGGCCCTGACCTCGAAGAAGCCGTTCGTCTACTGAAACCGACCCAGGAAGACATCGTGCTCGATGTCGCGACCGGCGGCGGCCACACTGCCCTGTTCTTTTCACCGCTGGTTCGGAATGTCGTTGCCTCTGACCTGACCATGCAGATGTTGAAAAAGGCGCAGGAACATATCAGCGAGGAAGGTGGAGTTGAGAACGTGACCTTCCGGGAGGCGGACGCCGAGGACCTGCCCTTCCCGTCCGGTTCATTTACGATCCTGACCTGCCGCATCGCACCACACCATTTCCCCGATGTGCCCCGTTCATTGCAGGAGTTTCATCGGGTTCTGCGGCGCCGGGTCGGCCGGATGGTCATTATCGACACCCTGCTGCCGGAAGATCCGGAGATCGCCGAATTCTACCAGAACATGGAAAAGATGCGTGACCCGACCCATATCCGGGCGTTCACCGAAAAGGAGTGGCGCCAGATGATCGAATCAGCTGGATTTGAGGTGCAAAAAACCGTTATCTTCAAAAAAACTCATGATTTCAAATCATGGGCCAGACGGGCCGGACTCCAGGGGAAGCATTTCGACCAGCTCAATCAGTATTTTATCGACGCACCGGAAAAGGTTCAGAATTACTTCAAGATCGAAACCTTCGCCGGTGATGTTGAATCCTATACCGACAAAAAGCTTCTTATCTATGCAACCAGGATCGATACCCGCCGCGACACCTGA
- a CDS encoding tRNA dihydrouridine synthase DusB translates to MRIRSFLSRQTPEPVLKCPKFVQTRLMFIGPLELKNRVILAPMAGITDLPYRLLMKQFGAGLVFSEMVSAKGLTYAGKRTSELLQSRPEERPLGIQLFGSEPETLATAARLAEPYGDLLDINMGCPVNKVVKDGSGSALMKSPAIIARMIASVRATTDLPLTVKIRSGWDHHSRNFLEVGRIAENEGADAITLHPRPRSQGFGGEAAWEEIGELKKVLSIPVIGSGDIFTPGDADRMIKQTGCDAVMIGRGGYGNPWLVRDSIAHIAGTEPPAPPDPDERLEVARRHHDLHIEIYGEKKALLEMRKHLCWYARGLPGAAAFRAAINKAESIDRQKTLVEEFFTDNEPRQ, encoded by the coding sequence ATGCGTATCCGCTCTTTTCTCTCTAGGCAAACTCCGGAGCCCGTGCTAAAATGCCCAAAATTTGTGCAGACAAGGCTTATGTTTATAGGTCCACTCGAACTAAAAAACCGTGTCATCCTCGCACCAATGGCCGGGATCACTGATCTACCCTACCGGCTTTTGATGAAGCAGTTCGGAGCCGGACTTGTTTTCAGTGAAATGGTCAGTGCCAAGGGGTTGACTTATGCGGGAAAAAGAACCAGTGAACTCCTGCAGAGCCGGCCGGAGGAGCGACCACTCGGCATCCAGCTGTTCGGCAGCGAACCGGAAACGCTGGCGACCGCCGCCAGACTGGCAGAACCATACGGCGACCTTCTCGATATCAATATGGGTTGCCCGGTCAACAAGGTTGTCAAGGACGGTTCCGGCAGCGCCCTGATGAAGAGTCCGGCGATAATTGCCCGGATGATCGCGTCAGTCAGAGCGACAACCGACTTGCCGCTGACGGTCAAAATCCGGTCGGGATGGGACCATCACAGCAGAAATTTTCTCGAGGTCGGTCGAATCGCCGAAAATGAAGGAGCCGATGCGATAACGCTCCACCCGCGACCGCGCAGCCAGGGGTTCGGTGGCGAAGCCGCCTGGGAGGAAATTGGCGAGCTCAAAAAGGTTCTGTCGATCCCGGTCATCGGCAGCGGCGATATTTTCACTCCCGGTGATGCCGACCGGATGATTAAACAGACCGGATGCGACGCGGTCATGATCGGCCGCGGCGGTTACGGCAATCCATGGCTCGTTCGTGACAGTATCGCCCACATCGCCGGAACAGAGCCCCCTGCACCACCGGATCCGGATGAGCGCCTGGAAGTCGCCCGCAGGCACCACGATTTGCACATCGAGATTTACGGAGAGAAAAAAGCACTTCTCGAGATGCGCAAACATCTCTGCTGGTACGCACGCGGTCTGCCTGGTGCTGCAGCCTTTCGCGCGGCAATCAACAAGGCCGAATCGATTGACCGACAAAAAACATTGGTTGAGGAGTTTTTTACCGATAATGAGCCCCGACAGTAA
- a CDS encoding PAS domain-containing sensor histidine kinase, producing MSPDSKQTEQQIYSRVLDNLDRAVIAIDQQGHIILFNPTAQSYTGLSEKQSLGRNFENLFAGQDSIIALVRQTLAEGRSISDDENIYLSRASSPDIPISVTVSPIFGSSSDQEGAVMIIRDLSRVRELEEALRHADRLSMLGTLAAGLAHEIKNPLGGIRGAAQLLEMELDEDSSLGEYTTVMIKEVERVNGIIEELMDLSHPRPPAMSNVNLAQMIDDIVLLQQEAHREQNIRFTLELDPSIPPIRGDEALLTRLFLNLIKNAAEAVPHDGHIKISCKIASDYHVHNPGRKPVPWIVVKITDNGPGISATDRERIFTPFYTTKQNGSGLGLATCQKIVGSHQGFISVKSKPNEGTTFRVSLPFIRQSS from the coding sequence ATGAGCCCCGACAGTAAGCAGACAGAACAACAGATATATTCACGGGTTCTCGACAACCTCGATCGTGCCGTCATAGCGATCGACCAGCAGGGGCACATCATTCTGTTCAATCCAACGGCCCAGTCCTACACCGGACTCTCCGAGAAACAGAGTCTCGGGCGCAATTTCGAAAATCTCTTTGCCGGGCAGGACAGCATCATCGCACTGGTTCGTCAGACCCTTGCCGAAGGGCGCTCAATATCGGATGACGAAAACATCTACCTCAGCCGGGCCTCCTCTCCCGATATCCCGATCAGCGTTACCGTCTCGCCGATTTTCGGTAGTAGCAGCGATCAGGAGGGAGCCGTTATGATTATCCGTGATCTCAGCCGGGTCCGCGAACTGGAAGAGGCGCTGCGGCATGCTGATCGGCTGTCGATGCTCGGCACCCTCGCTGCCGGTCTGGCTCACGAAATCAAGAATCCGCTCGGCGGTATTCGCGGTGCCGCTCAACTGCTGGAGATGGAACTTGATGAGGATTCTTCACTGGGCGAATACACAACGGTCATGATCAAGGAGGTCGAGCGGGTCAATGGTATTATCGAGGAGTTGATGGATCTCTCCCATCCCCGGCCACCGGCAATGAGCAACGTCAATCTGGCCCAGATGATTGATGATATCGTTCTCCTGCAGCAGGAAGCGCACCGCGAACAAAACATCCGTTTCACCCTTGAACTCGACCCTAGCATCCCACCGATCCGCGGTGACGAAGCGCTGTTGACCCGGCTCTTTCTGAACCTGATCAAGAACGCAGCCGAAGCGGTCCCGCACGATGGCCACATAAAGATCAGCTGCAAAATTGCATCGGATTATCATGTCCACAATCCCGGCCGAAAACCGGTCCCGTGGATTGTTGTGAAAATTACCGATAACGGCCCCGGCATCTCGGCGACCGACCGGGAAAGGATCTTTACACCGTTCTACACGACCAAGCAGAACGGAAGCGGACTCGGCCTGGCGACCTGCCAGAAAATTGTCGGGAGTCACCAGGGTTTTATCAGTGTCAAAAGCAAGCCGAACGAAGGGACAACCTTTCGGGTTTCGCTTCCGTTTATTCGGCAAAGTTCATAA
- a CDS encoding type I citrate synthase gives MSTLKETLRKKIDEHRPRTTKLVKEFADVKLGDVTIGQAIGGARGVKCLVTDISYLDPMEGIRFRGKTIPETFEALPKVPGSEYPYVEGFWYMLLTGDVPTMEQTLEVVEDWKKRSEIPQYVIDVLNALPKDAHPMAMFSSAVLAMQRDSVFAQNYRDGKFNKMTCWEDMLEDCTNMMAKLGPIGAYIYNMKYRDGDQIAADPSLDMGGNFAHMIGQSDDYKDVSRMYFILHSDHESGNVSAHTTHLVASALSDAYYAYSAGLNGLAGPLHGLANEEVLRWTQNFMDQLGGEVPTEEKLKEALWDTLNSGQVIPGYGHAVLRKTDPRYTSQREFCMKTEGLKDYPLFQLVRMIFEVAPGVLTEHGKAKNPWPNVDAQSGVIQWYYGVTQYEFYTVLFGIGRALGCLANITWDRALGYGIERPKSLTTAMLEDAAGIK, from the coding sequence ATGTCGACTTTAAAGGAAACTCTGCGCAAGAAAATTGATGAGCATCGTCCGCGGACAACCAAACTGGTTAAGGAATTTGCTGACGTCAAGCTTGGTGACGTTACGATTGGTCAGGCTATCGGTGGTGCCCGTGGCGTCAAATGTCTCGTCACCGACATTTCCTATCTTGATCCGATGGAAGGTATCCGCTTCCGTGGCAAGACCATTCCCGAGACGTTCGAAGCCCTGCCGAAAGTTCCGGGGAGTGAGTATCCCTATGTAGAGGGCTTCTGGTACATGCTGCTGACCGGCGACGTTCCGACCATGGAGCAGACCCTGGAGGTTGTTGAAGACTGGAAGAAGCGTTCTGAAATTCCGCAGTATGTCATTGACGTTCTCAATGCTCTGCCGAAAGATGCACACCCGATGGCAATGTTCTCCTCTGCCGTTCTGGCTATGCAGCGTGATTCGGTCTTTGCCCAGAACTATCGTGACGGCAAGTTCAACAAGATGACCTGCTGGGAAGATATGCTGGAAGATTGCACCAACATGATGGCCAAACTCGGCCCGATCGGTGCTTACATCTACAACATGAAATATCGTGATGGTGATCAGATCGCTGCCGACCCGAGCCTTGACATGGGCGGTAACTTTGCCCACATGATCGGCCAGAGCGATGATTACAAGGATGTTTCCCGGATGTACTTCATCCTCCATTCCGACCACGAGTCGGGTAACGTTTCGGCCCACACCACGCATCTGGTTGCTTCGGCCCTGTCTGACGCCTATTATGCATACAGCGCCGGCCTTAACGGTCTCGCCGGTCCGCTGCACGGCCTGGCAAACGAGGAAGTTCTCCGCTGGACCCAGAACTTCATGGATCAGCTCGGTGGCGAAGTCCCGACCGAAGAGAAGCTCAAGGAAGCTCTGTGGGACACTCTCAACAGCGGCCAGGTTATCCCGGGTTACGGTCACGCCGTTCTGCGTAAGACCGACCCGCGTTACACCTCGCAGCGTGAGTTCTGCATGAAGACCGAAGGTCTCAAGGACTACCCGCTGTTCCAGCTGGTCCGGATGATCTTCGAAGTTGCTCCGGGCGTTCTGACCGAGCATGGTAAAGCGAAGAACCCGTGGCCGAATGTTGACGCCCAGTCCGGTGTCATCCAGTGGTACTACGGTGTGACCCAGTACGAGTTCTACACCGTACTGTTCGGTATCGGTCGTGCTCTCGGCTGCCTCGCCAATATCACTTGGGACCGTGCCCTCGGTTATGGCATCGAGCGTCCGAAGTCGCTGACCACCGCGATGCTGGAAGATGCTGCCGGTATCAAGTAA
- a CDS encoding two-component system response regulator (DNA-binding response regulator in two-component regulatory system with ZraS; response regulator/sigma54 interaction protein), with the protein MSIHRILVADDEESIRWVLSKTLNKKGFQVDLAESGDEAQKLFKQNDYDLAILDIKMPGVTGLELLRRFRESRPDTMVVIMTAESSMENAVEAMKSGAYDYITKPFDLNAIDAVVLKAQKASDVSEEVHRLKSELQGQYQLDRSIIGNSQDMQNVYKIVGKTAPSDITVLITGESGTGKELVARAIHYNSPRLGKPFIALNCAAIPRELLESELFGHEKGAFTDAKERRAGKFEQAHGGTLFLDEIGDMPLELQAKLLRVLQEKEITRTGGNSTLSVDVRIIAATNQDLEEKVRSKAFREDLYYRLNVVPIPLPPLRDRKDDIPLLIDFFIGHANEELDTDISGCTEEALNLLVSYDWPGNIRQLENAIRRAVLLSSDSALTPEDFPDMTGDVSGRESDSSLENLIAGKLHSSLAQMDVNELDDLYEMVLYQMERPLIRIILEKTRGNQVRTAEILGINRNTLRKKIQTLGIDIRKS; encoded by the coding sequence ATGTCGATACACCGAATTCTTGTCGCAGATGATGAAGAAAGTATTCGTTGGGTTCTGTCAAAAACCCTGAACAAAAAGGGGTTCCAGGTCGACCTGGCTGAATCAGGGGATGAAGCGCAGAAGCTGTTCAAGCAGAATGATTATGACCTGGCGATTCTCGACATCAAAATGCCGGGCGTGACCGGCCTCGAACTGCTCCGCAGATTTCGGGAGAGCAGACCTGACACGATGGTCGTCATCATGACCGCGGAATCATCGATGGAAAACGCGGTTGAAGCGATGAAATCCGGTGCCTACGACTACATTACCAAGCCTTTCGACCTGAATGCCATCGATGCGGTTGTTTTGAAGGCACAAAAGGCTTCCGATGTCAGCGAAGAGGTCCATCGCCTCAAGTCGGAGCTTCAGGGTCAGTACCAGCTCGATCGCAGCATTATCGGCAACAGCCAGGATATGCAGAATGTCTACAAGATTGTCGGCAAAACTGCACCCTCCGACATTACCGTTCTGATTACGGGTGAGTCGGGAACCGGCAAGGAACTGGTCGCCCGGGCTATCCATTACAATAGCCCGCGTCTCGGCAAACCCTTTATCGCTCTGAACTGTGCAGCAATACCGCGCGAACTTCTCGAAAGCGAGCTCTTTGGACACGAAAAAGGTGCATTTACCGATGCCAAGGAACGGCGTGCCGGAAAATTCGAGCAGGCGCACGGCGGCACCCTGTTCCTTGACGAAATCGGCGACATGCCGCTTGAGCTGCAGGCCAAGCTTTTGCGCGTACTGCAGGAGAAGGAAATTACCCGAACCGGCGGCAACTCGACCCTGTCGGTCGATGTCAGGATTATTGCCGCAACCAACCAGGATCTTGAAGAGAAGGTTCGGAGCAAAGCCTTTCGGGAAGATCTCTATTATCGGCTCAATGTCGTACCGATCCCCCTGCCACCGCTCCGGGATCGCAAGGACGACATCCCGCTTCTGATCGATTTCTTTATCGGTCACGCCAACGAAGAGCTCGACACCGACATCAGCGGCTGCACCGAAGAAGCGCTTAACCTCCTGGTCAGTTACGACTGGCCCGGCAATATCCGGCAACTGGAAAATGCTATCCGCCGGGCGGTGCTGCTCTCATCGGACAGCGCCCTGACCCCGGAGGACTTCCCCGACATGACCGGCGATGTTTCCGGCCGCGAAAGTGACTCCTCCCTTGAGAACCTGATCGCCGGCAAGCTTCACAGCTCGCTCGCCCAGATGGATGTCAACGAACTTGATGATCTCTACGAAATGGTTCTCTACCAGATGGAACGACCGCTGATCCGGATCATTCTCGAGAAAACCCGTGGCAATCAGGTCAGAACAGCCGAAATCCTCGGTATCAACCGCAACACCTTGCGCAAGAAAATCCAGACGCTCGGAATCGACATCAGAAAAAGCTGA